In Lacibacter sp. H375, one DNA window encodes the following:
- the rpoN gene encoding RNA polymerase factor sigma-54, with protein sequence MALSQGLHQKLLQKLSPQQIQLMKLLQVPTANLEERIKEELEENPALEQSNEENDDQDTGEVKDEFDTSDEEEYDLDGGEDEYDNIDIHDYVNEGDDDIADYRMRDDSYGEQEEHKTTPVKLETSFYEVLLQQLGMLKLDDKRKAIAEQVVGSIDDDGYLRRENSAIVNDLAFRQNVDASEAEVEEVIEIIQHFDPPGICARDLQECLLIQLRHKQKTNASKDIEQAITILEKYFDEFTKKHYEKIQRSLSLDDEQLRAIIQQIIKLNPKPGGNVGSVNKAETYIVPDFFILNNGGKLELTLNSRNAPDLRISEGYRDMLKEYDKGSKRDKRQKEAVLFIKQKIDAARWFIDAIKQRQNTLLHTMTAIMRHQEEFFLTGDETNLKPMILKDIAEKTGLDISTVSRVANSKFVQTEFGTYRLKFFFSESLSTESGEEVSTREVKKILFDMVDAEEKRKPLSDERLTELLQEKGYNIARRTVAKYREQLNIPVARLRKQL encoded by the coding sequence ATGGCACTGAGTCAGGGACTACATCAAAAATTACTGCAAAAGTTATCGCCCCAGCAAATTCAGTTAATGAAGCTGCTGCAGGTACCTACGGCAAATCTGGAAGAACGGATTAAAGAGGAGTTGGAAGAAAACCCGGCATTGGAACAATCCAATGAGGAAAATGATGACCAGGATACTGGTGAGGTGAAGGATGAATTTGATACTTCTGATGAGGAGGAATATGATCTGGATGGCGGCGAAGACGAGTATGACAATATCGACATTCATGACTATGTGAATGAAGGTGATGATGATATTGCCGACTATCGCATGCGTGATGATAGTTACGGCGAGCAGGAAGAACATAAAACTACTCCGGTAAAACTTGAAACGAGCTTCTACGAAGTGCTGTTGCAGCAATTAGGGATGCTGAAGCTTGACGATAAACGTAAAGCAATAGCAGAACAGGTTGTTGGTAGTATTGATGACGATGGTTACCTGCGCCGTGAAAACAGTGCTATTGTAAATGATCTTGCCTTCAGACAAAATGTTGATGCTTCTGAAGCTGAAGTTGAAGAAGTGATCGAGATCATTCAGCATTTTGATCCGCCCGGCATTTGCGCAAGAGATCTGCAGGAATGCTTACTGATTCAGTTGCGGCATAAACAGAAAACAAATGCATCGAAGGATATAGAACAGGCCATCACAATACTGGAAAAGTATTTTGATGAGTTTACAAAAAAGCACTACGAAAAGATCCAACGCAGTTTATCCTTGGATGATGAGCAATTGAGAGCGATCATTCAGCAAATTATAAAACTGAATCCCAAACCCGGAGGTAATGTTGGTTCAGTAAATAAAGCAGAGACCTATATTGTTCCAGATTTTTTCATCCTGAATAACGGCGGCAAGCTTGAACTCACGTTAAACTCCCGCAATGCACCTGACCTGCGCATCAGTGAAGGTTACCGGGATATGCTGAAGGAATACGATAAAGGAAGCAAAAGAGATAAACGTCAAAAAGAAGCAGTTCTTTTCATCAAACAAAAAATTGATGCGGCACGTTGGTTTATTGACGCCATTAAACAACGGCAGAATACTTTACTTCATACGATGACCGCCATCATGCGCCACCAGGAAGAGTTTTTTCTGACAGGCGATGAAACCAATCTCAAGCCGATGATCCTGAAAGACATTGCAGAAAAAACCGGATTGGATATTTCAACTGTGAGTCGTGTGGCCAACAGCAAATTTGTACAAACAGAATTTGGTACCTATCGTTTGAAATTCTTCTTTAGTGAATCATTAAGTACTGAAAGTGGTGAAGAAGTATCAACCCGGGAGGTGAAAAAAATACTCTTTGACATGGTTGATGCCGAAGAAAAAAGAAAACCTTTGAGCGACGAACGGTTAACCGAACTCCTTCAGGAAAAAGGCTATAATATTGCACGCAGAACCGTGGCGAAATACAGGGAGCAGTTGAATATACCCGTGGCCAGGTTACGTAAACAATTAT
- a CDS encoding helix-turn-helix domain-containing protein has translation MQSVERNERFELAYRFVTETQESVFLTGKAGTGKTTFLKYLKEHSAKNTIVAAPTGVAAINAGGVTLHSLFQLPLHPLLPTNAGKQELLSKIRYNKQRLQLLRKMEVLIIDEVSMVRCDVMDAIDTILRSVRYQHDLPFGGVQLLLIGDLFQLPPVAQNHEWAVLQEYYNSTFFFDSKAIQEQMPLLIELTTIYRQKEELFVKLLNKVRNNQLDADDLEILNERYQPGFQPDRDETFITLTSHNNQAELINRQQLQRLTAPPYTYKATIDGEFPENSYPADAELVLREGAQVMFLKNDTISKRFFNGKIGVVHSLTDEEVIVRCGKETIRVQKETWDHSRYTLNRTDGKLEQDVLGTFEQYPLRLAWAITIHKSQGLTFDKVMIDAGLSFTSGQVYVALSRCTSLDGIVLLSKIQPNVIFSNQQVVDGQKALSPKGSLPQRFEEARKAFSQQLLEELFTFQQTALALKLLMQAATKHKFELNEGAEEWIGSMQFQFQQEQSVARKFLLQINQLLKEQPVVETNTQLQQRVKDAVNYFLPRFEELQQQLKQHPLITEHKTAADEVNEQLNALLIALHTEIYFLKSGLQPFSITDHLRHKLNLVTPRANLTSYAANKKQTAVGINHPDLYFRLKTWRDRICDEQNMPIYLLANSNSLQEICTYLPFTKGHLQLLSGFGKAKAEKYGDEIIEMVISYCEEHNLHTNIEAKKDSPKRERKEKSTEPKEDTKSVTLTYFKEGKTIKEIAETRNLTEGTIEGHLVDLIKTGTVKVEQLLNAKKLQTILNRFELFPEQSNTAHKVALGDEYSFADVRAVQNHLLYMKENIVQ, from the coding sequence ATGCAATCTGTGGAACGCAACGAAAGGTTTGAATTAGCGTATCGGTTTGTTACCGAAACGCAGGAAAGCGTGTTCCTCACCGGTAAAGCCGGGACCGGCAAAACAACATTCCTCAAATACCTGAAAGAGCATAGTGCAAAGAATACGATTGTTGCTGCACCAACCGGTGTAGCAGCAATTAATGCAGGTGGTGTGACGTTGCACAGCTTGTTTCAATTGCCCTTGCATCCGTTGTTACCTACAAACGCAGGTAAACAAGAATTGCTTTCAAAGATCCGTTATAATAAACAGCGGTTGCAGTTGCTTCGTAAAATGGAAGTGCTCATTATTGATGAAGTGAGTATGGTGCGGTGCGATGTAATGGATGCCATCGATACAATTTTGAGAAGCGTTCGTTACCAACACGATCTTCCGTTTGGTGGTGTACAGTTATTGTTGATCGGTGATCTGTTTCAGTTGCCACCCGTTGCACAGAATCATGAATGGGCTGTATTGCAGGAGTATTATAATTCTACTTTCTTTTTCGATAGTAAAGCAATACAGGAACAAATGCCTTTGCTCATTGAGTTAACAACAATTTACCGGCAAAAAGAAGAGTTGTTTGTAAAGCTGCTCAACAAAGTACGCAACAATCAACTGGATGCAGATGATCTGGAAATATTGAATGAACGTTATCAGCCCGGCTTTCAACCCGATCGTGATGAAACATTTATTACACTTACGTCACACAACAACCAGGCAGAATTAATTAACCGTCAGCAATTGCAACGTTTAACAGCGCCGCCTTATACTTACAAAGCAACTATCGATGGGGAGTTCCCGGAGAACAGTTATCCTGCCGATGCTGAGTTGGTATTAAGAGAAGGTGCACAGGTGATGTTCCTTAAAAATGATACTATCAGTAAACGTTTTTTTAATGGAAAGATTGGTGTGGTGCATTCGTTGACTGATGAAGAAGTAATTGTAAGATGTGGTAAGGAAACTATCCGTGTACAAAAAGAAACATGGGATCATTCACGTTACACACTCAATCGTACCGATGGAAAACTGGAGCAGGATGTTTTGGGAACATTCGAACAATACCCCTTAAGGTTGGCATGGGCTATCACTATACATAAAAGCCAGGGGCTAACATTTGATAAAGTGATGATCGATGCCGGGCTTTCATTCACTAGTGGACAGGTGTATGTGGCGTTGAGTCGCTGCACAAGTTTAGATGGAATTGTGCTGCTGTCGAAAATTCAACCCAATGTGATTTTCAGTAATCAGCAGGTAGTTGATGGACAAAAAGCATTGTCTCCAAAAGGTTCTTTGCCACAACGTTTTGAAGAAGCACGGAAAGCGTTCTCCCAACAATTACTGGAAGAGTTGTTTACATTTCAACAAACAGCATTGGCGTTGAAGCTGCTGATGCAGGCTGCAACCAAACATAAATTCGAATTGAATGAAGGGGCAGAAGAATGGATCGGTAGTATGCAATTTCAATTTCAGCAGGAACAATCTGTTGCAAGAAAATTTTTGCTCCAGATCAATCAGCTACTCAAGGAGCAACCAGTTGTTGAAACAAACACCCAGTTGCAGCAACGAGTAAAAGATGCAGTGAACTATTTCCTTCCACGTTTTGAAGAATTACAGCAGCAGTTGAAACAACATCCGCTTATTACCGAACATAAAACAGCGGCTGATGAAGTGAATGAGCAGTTGAATGCTTTGCTCATTGCACTTCATACAGAGATCTATTTTTTAAAATCGGGATTACAACCATTCTCAATAACAGATCATTTGAGGCACAAACTTAATCTTGTAACGCCTCGTGCAAATCTTACCAGTTATGCAGCGAACAAAAAACAAACCGCTGTTGGTATCAATCATCCGGATTTGTATTTCCGCTTAAAAACCTGGCGTGATCGAATTTGCGATGAACAGAATATGCCTATTTATTTATTGGCTAACAGTAATAGTTTGCAGGAAATCTGTACTTATCTGCCTTTTACAAAAGGACATCTTCAATTACTTTCAGGATTTGGTAAAGCCAAAGCAGAAAAATATGGTGATGAAATAATTGAGATGGTGATAAGCTATTGTGAAGAGCATAACCTCCACACAAATATTGAAGCAAAAAAAGATAGCCCTAAGCGTGAGCGTAAAGAAAAATCAACTGAGCCAAAGGAGGACACTAAATCGGTAACGCTTACTTATTTTAAAGAAGGAAAAACCATTAAAGAAATTGCAGAAACACGCAATTTAACCGAAGGAACCATTGAAGGTCATTTGGTTGATCTCATAAAAACCGGTACTGTAAAAGTGGAACAGTTACTTAATGCCAAAAAACTGCAAACCATTTTAAACAGGTTCGAATTATTCCCTGAACAATCAAATACCGCTCACAAAGTGGCTTTGGGCGATGAATATAGTTTTGCTGATGTTCGTGCTGTTCAAAATCACCTGCTTTATATGAAAGAGAACATTGTGCAGTAG
- a CDS encoding single-stranded DNA-binding protein yields MYALKNKVQLIGNLGNAPEVRTLESGKKMARFNVATSESYRNAKGEKITETQWHTIVAWGKVAEIAEKYLVKGKEVMIEGKLINRSYNDKEGNKKYITEVQVSEILMLGGKDMN; encoded by the coding sequence ATGTACGCATTAAAAAACAAAGTGCAATTGATCGGTAACCTCGGTAATGCACCTGAAGTAAGAACATTAGAAAGTGGAAAGAAAATGGCACGTTTCAATGTTGCCACCAGTGAAAGCTATCGCAATGCGAAAGGTGAGAAGATCACCGAAACACAATGGCATACAATTGTGGCTTGGGGTAAGGTAGCAGAGATCGCTGAAAAGTATCTGGTAAAAGGAAAGGAGGTGATGATCGAAGGTAAACTCATCAACCGCAGTTATAATGATAAAGAGGGGAATAAGAAATACATCACTGAAGTGCAGGTAAGTGAAATTTTAATGCTGGGCGGAAAAGACATGAATTGA
- a CDS encoding LacI family DNA-binding transcriptional regulator, whose protein sequence is MKFEAVTIKDIAKALGLSTSTVSRALRDSHEISAETKQLVLECAEKLNYRPNPIALSLKEKRSRSIGVVVCEIANTFFSQVINGIESIAYDRGYNVIVSQSRESYEREVIDLQFLASRSVDGVIISLSTETTDLTHIKALHARGMPIVLFDRIHDDIDTHKVIVDNYRGTYEATEHLIKNGFKRIAALAGSEFLSITAERLAGYNDALKAHNISYSKEYVQHCFYGGMVFSEVEEAVNKLLTLKQKPDAIITTSDKLTTGCLKTLKRRGLDIPKDIALIGFSNSDIAELVDPPLTVIRQPAEEMGRAATELLLQLVESKRPVKEFEKRVLTPELLIRGSAIKS, encoded by the coding sequence ATGAAGTTTGAAGCTGTAACGATAAAAGATATTGCTAAAGCATTGGGGCTTTCTACATCGACCGTTTCGAGGGCATTGCGTGATAGTCATGAGATCAGTGCAGAAACCAAACAACTGGTGCTTGAGTGTGCTGAAAAACTCAATTACCGGCCCAATCCTATTGCATTAAGTTTAAAAGAAAAGCGAAGCAGATCTATAGGCGTTGTAGTGTGTGAAATTGCCAATACCTTTTTTTCACAGGTGATCAATGGCATTGAATCGATCGCTTACGACAGGGGTTATAATGTAATTGTATCGCAAAGCCGGGAGTCGTACGAACGTGAAGTGATCGACCTGCAGTTCCTTGCATCACGTTCCGTTGATGGGGTGATCATTTCTTTATCAACAGAAACAACTGATCTTACACATATCAAAGCCCTGCATGCACGTGGAATGCCGATCGTACTGTTCGACCGCATTCATGATGATATTGATACGCACAAAGTAATTGTAGACAATTACCGGGGAACATATGAAGCAACTGAACATCTTATTAAGAACGGATTTAAACGAATTGCTGCATTAGCAGGATCAGAGTTTTTGTCCATTACTGCCGAACGTTTAGCCGGTTACAATGATGCATTGAAAGCGCATAATATTTCATACAGCAAAGAATACGTACAGCATTGTTTTTATGGCGGAATGGTTTTTTCTGAAGTGGAAGAAGCGGTGAACAAGCTGCTTACCTTAAAACAAAAGCCGGATGCCATTATTACCACAAGCGATAAATTAACAACTGGTTGTTTAAAAACCTTGAAGCGTCGTGGATTGGATATTCCAAAAGACATTGCGTTGATCGGCTTTTCAAATTCTGACATTGCTGAGTTGGTTGACCCGCCATTGACAGTTATCCGTCAGCCGGCAGAAGAAATGGGCAGAGCAGCCACAGAACTGTTGTTGCAGTTGGTTGAAAGTAAAAGGCCGGTAAAAGAATTTGAAAAGCGTGTACTTACACCTGAGTTGCTGATCAGGGGATCGGCAATCAAATCATAA
- a CDS encoding SusC/RagA family TonB-linked outer membrane protein, with protein MKQSLLLLLLLMCGTLLFAQNRQIKGKVMDDAGAPLQGVNVLLSGSKQGVQTDAAGSFAIEVPGSGAVSLVISYSGYKSQTVRVDGKSDVSISLEKDVSTLEDVVVIGYGSIKRKDLTGTVSSIGANELSKIPVASAAEAITGRLPGVQVTTVDGAPGAEIVIRIRGGGSVTQDNSPLYIVDGFPVNSINDIAPADIASIDILKDAATSAIYGARGANGVVIITTKSAKAGKTTISFNSFGSARTLPRQLDVLSPYEFVLANYEYARLRSQSEVDNFSKYFGVYEDLELYKYQKGTNWQKELFGKPVFSQQHNISITGGTSKTKFSLSGTNNTDQGLMKGSGYMRNYLNFKLNHELAKSLKLDYSTRFIHTVIDGAGSSGSSSIRIGDAITTRPVNGLADFIQLDNTGTDDDYEQFLKSLISPTKLLEQDYRKRLAHTLNMNVAGTWTIIPSLTYRSEFGMDLTFGQQKRYYGPLTSTSRNEGGNLPLGEITNSNGRSFRWANTLTYKMEFGKHDFTILGGQEINILNKGFSEYNRAKLFVENTTPERMFANMTLGTQDRHTTTVQAGQKIASFFGRINYQYDSRYLLTLTVRSDASTKFAPGRQWGYFPAASFAWRVSQEDFMSNVKFVDDLKFRISYGAVGNDRIADNIWRVLFAPSDNRTIGFADVANPYYTYATRSLPNPFVQWETNITRNVGLDFTMFKQRLTGTLDLYWNSAKNLLVETDIPPTTGFTVQQQNIGQTSNKGIELGLNGTIFQKKNFTLNASFNIGLNKSKIDNLGGPLEKALQSNWGSTDLRSQDDYRVYVGRTIGLMYGYVNDGMYSVDDFASYNPITRTYALKPGVTNIQTFLGGIGLRPGVMKLKDLDGDGIITAADRRVIGSALPKYSGGFGLNAIIKDFDVSAFFNFVVGNDVYNTGKISYNQFYRTTYGNMLNTVNSSNRFKYIDAAGNLVTDLAELGKLNPNPTIWSPFSFGNATPVFHSWAVEDGSFLRLNNLTVGYSLPKRIIQTMRMTKLRVYATVYNAFLWTKYSGFDPEVSTTRSDGYSQLTPGVDYSSYPKSRNFTVGVNVTF; from the coding sequence ATGAAACAATCTTTACTCCTGCTTTTGCTTTTGATGTGCGGCACTTTGCTATTTGCTCAAAATCGCCAGATCAAAGGAAAAGTAATGGACGATGCAGGTGCACCGCTGCAAGGTGTAAACGTATTATTAAGTGGATCAAAACAGGGAGTGCAAACAGATGCGGCAGGAAGTTTTGCTATTGAGGTGCCGGGATCAGGTGCAGTATCACTTGTGATCAGTTACAGCGGTTATAAATCTCAAACTGTAAGAGTTGATGGTAAATCCGACGTATCTATTAGCCTTGAAAAAGATGTAAGCACTTTGGAAGATGTAGTGGTGATCGGTTATGGATCTATTAAACGTAAAGACCTTACCGGTACGGTTTCTTCCATTGGTGCAAACGAACTTTCTAAGATTCCGGTTGCAAGTGCAGCCGAAGCGATTACCGGTCGTTTACCGGGTGTGCAGGTAACAACTGTTGACGGTGCGCCGGGTGCAGAAATCGTGATTCGTATACGTGGTGGCGGTTCTGTAACACAGGATAACTCACCATTATACATTGTAGATGGTTTCCCGGTAAACAGTATCAATGACATTGCTCCTGCAGATATCGCCAGCATCGACATTTTAAAAGATGCAGCTACTTCTGCTATTTATGGTGCAAGAGGTGCTAATGGTGTTGTGATCATCACAACCAAATCAGCAAAAGCGGGTAAAACAACTATTTCATTTAATTCATTTGGTAGTGCCCGAACATTGCCCCGTCAGTTAGATGTCCTGTCGCCCTATGAATTTGTGTTGGCGAATTATGAGTATGCAAGATTGCGTAGCCAAAGTGAAGTAGATAATTTCAGCAAATACTTTGGTGTGTATGAAGATCTGGAATTATACAAATACCAGAAAGGAACAAACTGGCAAAAAGAATTGTTTGGTAAGCCGGTTTTCTCTCAGCAACATAACATCAGTATTACAGGCGGTACTTCTAAAACAAAATTCAGTTTAAGTGGGACGAATAATACCGACCAGGGATTGATGAAGGGTTCGGGGTACATGCGGAACTATCTCAACTTTAAACTGAATCATGAGCTTGCAAAATCATTGAAGCTTGATTATTCAACCCGTTTTATACATACTGTTATTGATGGTGCAGGTTCTTCCGGTTCATCGAGCATTCGTATTGGCGATGCTATCACTACCCGTCCGGTAAATGGTCTTGCTGATTTTATTCAGCTTGATAATACCGGTACTGATGATGATTATGAACAATTCCTTAAAAGTTTGATCAGCCCGACAAAATTGCTTGAACAGGATTATCGCAAACGTTTAGCTCACACGTTAAATATGAACGTTGCCGGAACATGGACTATCATTCCAAGCCTTACTTATCGTTCTGAGTTTGGTATGGATCTTACTTTCGGTCAGCAAAAGCGTTACTATGGTCCTTTAACCAGTACTTCACGAAACGAAGGTGGTAATCTTCCGCTTGGAGAGATCACCAATTCAAACGGACGTAGTTTCCGTTGGGCAAATACGCTCACTTATAAAATGGAATTTGGTAAACATGACTTCACAATCCTTGGTGGCCAGGAGATCAATATTCTGAACAAAGGATTTTCAGAATACAACCGTGCGAAACTCTTTGTTGAAAACACAACACCCGAGCGCATGTTTGCAAACATGACCCTTGGTACACAGGACAGACATACAACTACAGTTCAGGCAGGTCAAAAAATTGCTTCATTCTTTGGACGGATAAACTACCAGTATGATTCTCGTTACTTGCTTACGCTTACAGTTCGTTCAGACGCATCTACAAAGTTTGCACCTGGCAGACAGTGGGGCTACTTCCCGGCTGCATCTTTTGCATGGCGTGTATCACAAGAAGACTTCATGAGCAATGTGAAGTTTGTTGATGATTTGAAGTTCCGTATCAGTTATGGTGCTGTGGGTAACGATCGTATTGCTGATAATATCTGGAGAGTATTGTTTGCACCATCAGACAACAGAACAATTGGTTTTGCTGATGTTGCCAATCCATATTACACTTATGCAACAAGATCATTACCTAATCCTTTTGTACAATGGGAAACAAATATTACACGAAATGTGGGTCTTGATTTCACCATGTTCAAGCAACGCTTAACAGGTACATTGGATCTCTACTGGAACAGTGCAAAAAACCTGTTAGTTGAAACAGACATTCCACCAACAACAGGATTTACTGTACAGCAACAAAACATTGGTCAAACTTCTAATAAGGGTATTGAGCTTGGTTTGAATGGTACAATTTTCCAAAAGAAAAACTTTACGCTGAATGCATCTTTCAATATTGGTCTCAACAAATCAAAAATTGATAACCTTGGCGGACCACTTGAAAAAGCGCTGCAATCAAACTGGGGAAGTACAGATCTGAGATCGCAGGATGATTACCGTGTTTATGTTGGACGAACAATTGGTTTAATGTATGGCTATGTAAATGATGGCATGTACAGTGTAGATGATTTTGCATCATACAATCCCATTACTAGAACGTATGCTTTAAAGCCAGGTGTAACAAATATTCAAACATTCCTTGGTGGTATTGGTTTACGCCCCGGTGTAATGAAATTGAAAGACCTGGATGGTGATGGTATCATTACAGCAGCCGATCGTCGTGTGATTGGCAGTGCATTGCCTAAATATTCTGGTGGTTTCGGTTTGAATGCTATTATAAAAGACTTCGATGTAAGTGCCTTTTTCAATTTTGTTGTAGGTAACGATGTGTATAATACAGGTAAGATCTCTTACAACCAGTTTTACCGCACTACCTATGGTAATATGCTGAATACAGTTAATTCAAGCAACCGTTTTAAATACATCGATGCTGCAGGAAATCTTGTTACCGATCTTGCAGAGTTAGGCAAGTTAAATCCTAATCCTACAATATGGTCGCCGTTCTCATTTGGCAATGCTACACCGGTATTTCATTCATGGGCTGTTGAAGATGGTTCGTTCCTGCGTTTGAATAACCTTACAGTTGGTTATTCATTACCCAAACGTATTATTCAAACAATGCGTATGACCAAACTGCGTGTATATGCTACAGTATACAATGCGTTCCTCTGGACAAAATATTCTGGTTTCGATCCTGAAGTTAGTACGACAAGAAGCGATGGTTATTCGCAATTAACCCCAGGTGTAGATTATTCGAGCTATCCAAAGAGTCGCAACTTTACTGTCGGCGTTAACGTAACATTTTAA